Genomic window (Vicinamibacteria bacterium):
GTCGTGAACTGCTCCCGCGAGCACATCCGCGCACGGGCCCAGTCGCGCAACCTTCTCTCGGCCGGCCTCGCCCACCCCACGGTGGGCCCCGGGCGCGAGGCGGCGATGGACATCCGCCGCGCCCTGGACGCCCTTCCCGAAGGATTCCGTGAGGTTCTGGTACTCCACGCGGTCGGCGGCTACACACACGAGGAGATCGCTCTCGTTCTGGACATCGCGCCGGGGACCTCCAAGAGCCAGTTGTCGAGGGCCCGCCGCGCCCTGCGCAGCGAGCTCGCCGCGACCCAATCCGAGGAGCAGGCATGAACGAAGACGACGGTCGTTTGAGTCCCGAGGAACTCTCGGCCCTGCGAGGCCCCGAGTCTCCTCCTGCCTCCGTGGAGGAGGCGACGGTGGCCAGCCTGCGGGCGATGGGTGTGCTCCGAAGGCCCCATTCCTTCCTCCGGGTACGGCCGCTCCCCGGACTGCTCGCCTTGTGCGCTTCGTTCCTCCTGGGGTTCGGCGTGAGCGTGCTGCTCTCCTCGTCGCACCCCTCGGATTCCCAGTCCCAGTTTCTCCTCATCCTTTATGGCGGCCCGCGGCTTGCCGATCGGCCGGGAGCGGGACACCGGGACGAGTACGTCATGTGGGCACGACGGCTCGCCTCGCGGGGGCAGCTTGCCTCCGACGGCGAGCTCTCGGGCGAAGTCGAACACCTGGAGAGCCAGGACAAGGCCAAGACTCCTCAAGAGATGCCGGTTGGCTTCTTCGTGCTGCGGGCCTCGAACCGCGCCGAGGCCTTGCAGTTGTCGATGGCCTGCCCTCATCTCCGCTACGGTGGCCGCGTCGAGTTAAGGCCGCTGCTCGGCCCGTCGGGCTCCTAGCGTCAAAGCTCAGCGGGACAGGTTCTGCCCGTTCCCCTTCGACACTCCCTCCAATGCCGCAGCGGATCTCCCCGGCGCCCACGGCGGGCGCCGTCGGGGAGAACGGCCTCCCCTCCTGAGAGGCGAGGCCGGCCGACGTCCGCTC
Coding sequences:
- a CDS encoding sigma-70 family RNA polymerase sigma factor, whose protein sequence is MTDSSDRELVDRVLSFGDESAFRELYRRHSPVLFRLAVRLLGGSDADAGDVLQEAWCRAFESLRRFRGASSLRTWLGGVVVNCSREHIRARAQSRNLLSAGLAHPTVGPGREAAMDIRRALDALPEGFREVLVLHAVGGYTHEEIALVLDIAPGTSKSQLSRARRALRSELAATQSEEQA